From bacterium:
CGGGTTCGTATATTGTGGAACCGGGAGACACCGTGACACCGGGCGTCCGGGTGGTGGCGATCGACGCCCAGAATCAAACCGTCACGCTCACCTCGAAGGATCAATCGTGGCAGCTTCGGCTTGAGGGGGGGACGAGTCGATGAGTCAGGCACGCGGGGCCTTCGGATCGAGGCTGTTGCCTCGCGCCGTGGTGGGGGGAGTCGTTCTGGCGCTGATGTGCGCCGCCCTACCGGCCGGGGCGTTTGCTCAGGCCGCGGCGCCGGTCACCGTGCAGCGCGTGAATGTTGTGGAAGAAGCGGGCGCGGTGGAGATCGGGATCGAGGCGACGGGGCCGGTGGGCTACCGCACGATGGTGCTCGACGATCCCGTTCGGTATGTGATCGATCTGCCCGCGGCCAAGAACGGCAGCGGCCGGCCGACGCAGCGGGTCGGCGTGGGCGCGCTTCAAACCGTGCGGGTGGGACAGGTGACCGACACGCCGCCGGTCACCCGGGTCGTGCTCGACTTGTCGCAGGCGGTGCAGTGGTCGGTGCGCCACCCGTCGGCCGAGGTCGTCGTCGTACGTCTCGCCGTGCCCGAGGCCCACGGCCCGGCCGTGAGCCCCTGGAGCGGTGGTGCGGCGGCGTCCACCGGAACGCGGTCCGGGGCCACGACCGATGCCGGTTCCGCCGCGCCCGCGCCGGAACGGCCCTGGGGCGCCCGTGTTGACGCGGGTGTCTCCCCGGCGCCGGGAGCGCAGGCATCCGGAGGCGGCGGTCCGAGCGCCGACAGCGTGAGGGCTGGACCCCCCGCCGGCGTGCCGGGGATCGTCGTCGCGCAGCAGTCGAGCGGTACCGGCCGGCTCTTGACCCTGGACCTGCGCGACGCGCAGCTCGGTGATGTCCTCGACGCGCTCGCGCGGTTGTGCGGCCTCAACGTGGTCACGGACGCCTCGGTGAGCGGCGCCCGGGTGACCGTGCATCTCGTCGGCGTGACGTGTGAAGAGGCGCTGCGCTTCGTGCTCGACGCCAACGGCCTCGGGTACCGGCGGGTCGGGGAGACGTTGATCGTGCAGCCGATTGCGCGGCTCACGCCGCCTCCGCCCGGTCCCGTGATGCGCGTCTACCGCCTGCAGTATCTGCAGCCGCCGATCGACGCGCAGGAGGCGCTGGTGGGCGGGAACGGCGGCGGCGGCACGCTCACCGGCGGCGCCGGACCGGTCAAGAAGGACGTCGTCTCCTTGATCGCGCTGTTCGCCGGGACCGGCGCGCAGATCGTGTATGACGACCGGACGAATTCGCTCGTCGCGACCGGAACGCCGCCGCAGCAGGAGGCGGTCGTTGCGCTGCTGCGCCAGCTCGACGTGCCGATCCCGCAGGTCGTCGTACAGGCGCTGGTGGTCGATGTGACCGCCACCATGATCAAGAACCTGGGCATTACGTGGTCGATCTTCAACGGCTTCAACCTGACCGAAGCGGTGCCGGGCGCGGGTCAATTCGGGATCGGTCCGATTACACGGGACGCGCTCACCGCGAAGCTGCAGGCGGCGATTACGAACGGCAACGCGAAAGTGTTGAGCGACCCGCGCCTTTCGACGTACGACGGGCAGGAGGCTTTGATCTTCGCGGGCGATCAGATCCCGATCGTGAACACGACGACCTCGGGCAATCCGCCCGTGACCAGTCAAACGGTGACGTTTCAGCCGATCGGTGTGACGCTGAAGATCGTGCCGAAGATCAACTCCGACCGGACGATCAACGTGCTGGTGCACCCGCTCGTGACGACCGCGACGAGCTTTACGTCGGCGACGACGACCAACCCGAACGGCCTGCCGATCATCGCGGCCCGCGAAGCCGTGACCAGCCTGCGCGTCGGGGACGGGGATTCCGTCGTCCTCGGCGGCCTGATGCGGTACTCCGACGTCCGCAATCTACAGAAGATCCCGTTCCTCGGCGACCTGCCGTTTCTCGGGTCGCTGTTCCAGTTCGCGACGGTCAACCATTCAGAGTCGGAGGTCGTGATCGTCCTCACGCCGCGCATCGTGGCGACGGGGCAGCCGGTGCCGGTGCAGCAGCCGTAGCGGGCGGCAGGCACAGTCGGAGCAGGAGATGTTCCAGGGGAGACGCGTGGCGAGCAGCGTTGCCGGCGCGCTGCTGGCGGTCCTGATTGCCGCCGGCGCGCTGCCGGCGGCCGCCGCGGATCCGCACGGTCTGCTGACGGCCGGATGGCGCGCCTACCAGGCCGGGGACATGGCCGGCGCCGAGAGCGCCTTCACACGCGCCGCGGCCGTTTCGCCCGAGTCCGCGACCCCCGCCGTCTGGCTCGGCGCAGTGCTGGTGGTGCGCCGCGATCGCGCGGGCGCCCGGCGATGGTTTCAAACGGCGCTGCTGCGGCACCCGACCATGGCCGAGGCCGGTTACGCGGAGGCGTGGCTTTCGCGGCTGGGCATCGACACGGAACGGCCGCGCTGGCGCATCGGCACGCTCGAGGGGCTAGCGCAGTTCGTCCGCGCCTCGAACCCGCGGCTGTCCTGGGCACAGGCGCTATGGGTGGCGAACGCCATCCGGACCGCGGCGCGCGATGAGGGCGTTGACGAGCGGATCTTGGCGTCCGTGCTCTACATTGAGAGCCGGTTCGAGCACCAGTCGATCTCCCCGGCCGGGGCCGAGGGCCTCGGACAACTGATGCCGGAGACGGCGGCCGGCCTCGGGGTGGACCCGCGCGACCCCTGGCAGAACGTCCTGGGCGCCGCCCGGCTTCTGCGGGCCGACTACGGGGAACTCCGCAGCTGGCCGCTTACACTCGCGGCGTACAACGCCGGCAGCGGTGCGGTGCGGCGGTGGGGCGGCATTCCGCCGTACGCGGAAACCCAATGGTACGTGTGGGCGGTGCTGTGGGTCTACGATAGTCTCGGCGCATAAGCCCGGCGCAGCCGCGGAGCCGGCCCCCGCGGGGGGCCGGCTCCTTTTTCGAACTCTCGTCTTCGGGGCCCGGCGGCGGTCAGGCTACGGGGTTGCGGAACGGCTGGCCTGCCGCATCAACCGATCGGTGTCCTCGCTGGTGATCCACGTCTTCGACGTGTCGTGCACGAGGTAGCGGAGGTAGCCCGCGAGCGAGAGAAAGCGCGTCTCGGCCGAATACGCCTTCATACGGCTGACATCGGGAAGGCTGCCCGGATCAACGGCCGTCGCGTCCGCGACGACGGGCGACGCGGCGCCGCCCTGCGACGTGATCGGACCATCGGACGAGGTTGGAGACGCGGGTTGGAGGGGTGCGGCGCTCGCCGCCTTGAAGACCAGAATCGAGGCCACCGCGTCGTGATCGATGCCAAACGCAACGCCGGCACTGCCGTAGACGATGCCCGGGTACCCCTCGACGGTGCCGCGCGAGTAGACGTCGCCGAGGATGCGAACGACCTCGCTCAGCGGAGTACCGAGCGCGATCCCATCGACCCCGCCGAGCACGCTGTTGGTCGTAGCGACGGCCTGGACGATGTCGCCGTGCGCGTAGACCGTGATGCCGTAGCGATCGAACCCGTAGCCCAGCAGTCCGTTGCCGCCGGTCAGCCGTACGACGGACGGCGTGCCGAACCGGGTCAGTATCTCTCCAATCGGCGCGCCGAGCGAGATATCCGCGAGCGCCACGCCCGGGACCACCGATGCCGCCCCGACGGCCGGACGCCACGGATGGCCCGCCGCGAGCGGGATGATGGCCACGAGGACAACCAGAACGAGCAGAATCCGCTGTCGCATACGTCCAGTCCCCCCGATGACGCGATATTCGGCGTTCATGGCCCAACATGCCCCAGATCAGGGGGCGTTAGACTATGTCCGCGGGGGTCCGGGCTGCCGTCGGCCGGCGGCAGCCCGCGCGACAGGGGACGGCCGCCGGCGCGCGAATTAGCTACATCTATGGACACGGTTCCGCCCGCGGTTGAAACCACCGCCGCCTTCGTGTTCGGCTTGCTCTTCGGCAGCTTCGCCAACGTTCTGATCCACAGGCTTCCGCGCCGCGAGTCGATCGTCGCCCCGGGCTCCCGGTGCCCCGCCTGCGGCGTCCCGATCCGCCCGTGGGATAACATCCCGGTCGTCAGCTATCTGCTCCTCCGCGGCCGGTGCCGCGCCTGCGGCGCTCCGATCTCGCCGCGCTACGTCGTCGTGGAAGTCGTCACCGCGGGCCTGATCGCCGCGATCGTCTGGCGGTTCGGCCTTTCGTTCACCACGCTGCGATACGGCGTGTTCGGGTTTGCGCTGCTTGTCGTCTTCTTCACGGATCTCGAGCATCAGATCATTCCCAACGCCGTGACCTATCCGGGCATCGTAGCCGGCATCGCGCTCAGCGCGGTGGCCGGCCAACTGGCGGCGTCGGTGATCGCGGCGGCGGCCGCCGGGCTCGTGTTCCTCATCCTGGGCGTCGTCAGCCGCGGCGGGATGGGCGGGGGCGACATCAAGCTCGCGGCAATGATCGGCGCGTTCCTCGGCACGCCGGCGGTGATCGTCGCGTTGTTCCTCGCCGTCGCGCTGGGCGCGGCGGCGGGGCTGCTGCTGCTCGCGCTCCGTCTGCGAAGCCGCAAGGACATGATTCCGTTCGGGCCGGCGATGGCCGCCGGCGCGATGATCGCGGTCTTCGGGTCCAACGCGATCATCAGCTGGTACACCTCGAGGATGTTCTGATGGGCGCGATTCGGGATCTCATCCGGCGCTATCCGGTGGCGGCCATCGCGGTCGTCGTCGCGGCGGCGGGCTTGGGTGGATGGACGATCTATCAATCTCAGCAGGCGCAGCAGCCGGCGGCGCAGGCGCCGCCGATCGCGACGCTCCCGGCCAAACCTCCCGGAGCGAGCCCGGTCACACCGACCGGCCCCGCGGGACAGACCGGCTCGGCCGCGCCCGTCACGCCGACGTCGCCAAGCGGAGCGGCGGTGTCCGGGGGAACCACAACCGGCCGCACCGGATCGGGTCAGACCGCCGCGCCGCCCGAGGGGGCGGGAGAGGGGCGCGCCAACCCGTTTGCGCCGCTCGTTGCTCCGCAGGGATCGGGACCGTCGCCGGCCGGCGGCGGGCCGATGCCGCCGGTGCCGCCGCTTGCGCCGAACGGCCCCGCAGGCCCGGCGCAGGGGGCCGCGCCCGCTGCGCCACCGGTCCCCCCGTACCGCGTCGTCGGGTTTCTTTGGGGGGACACGGCGTTTGCCATTCTTGAGGACGGTCCGAACTCATACATCGTCGGGCCCGGCGACACGGTTACCCCGGGGACCAAGGTCGTCGCGATCGACGTGCAGCACGAGGTGGTTCGTCTTGATCGCGGCGGGACCGCGATCGATCTGGCACTGACATCGGGGCAGCGCTCCGCAACCCCTTAGGCCGACTAGGTCGTGGAGCGTCGTCCGGCGCCGGGGTCCCGGGCCGCCCGGCGCAGGCTCACCGCGATTCCGGCAACGACCCAGAATACATTTGTGTCGCCGATGTGGCTCCAGAGGAACTGGAGCCACACGAAGTATGCAGTGAGCCCCGCGAGGATCCCCACCGTCTCGAACCCAACCGGAAACGGGAAGCCACGGGCCGCGCCGTGGGCCGCCCGTACCGCGGTCAGCCAAATCCATAAGTACGCCGCCAGCCCGAGGAGGCCCATGTTGACGGCGACCTGCAGCAGATCGTTGTGCGCGACGTCGATGACCACGGGACTTTGTCCGAAGACTCGAACATAGTCCGGGGTGCCGATCCCCGGAAGGTGTCCCTCCACCGCGGAGAACCCCCAGCCCAACACCGGCCGTTCGCGGATCATGACGAGGCTGTGTTCCCAGATCCACAACTTCCCCTGCATCGAGCTGTCGTTGGGGTTGAACGCCGACGTCGCGCGGATGCCCAACGAAACCCGCGGCTGCGTGACCGCCATGACCGTCGTGACCGCGGCGAACACGAGACCCAGGAGCGCCAGGCGCCGGTACGCGGCCGCGGTCCGCGGCAGATGCCACAAGAGGACGACCGCCGCGACCGCCATCGCCGCCCATGCGGAGCGCGTCTGCGACGCGAGAAGAGCCGCGTAGAGCAGGGTGGAGGCCGATGCATAGCCCCACCACTGTCCGGGTTCCCGCGCCCCGGCGGCCATCGCGAGGCCGACCGGCAGCACCAGCGCCGCGTAGCCGCCCAGAAAGTCGGGATTCGACAGTGTGCTCCAGCTGTGGAGGCCGTAGTCGAACCCGCGGCTGCCGATCAACGGCGTCACGTCTACTCCGTAGTACTGCCCGACCCCGATCGCGCCGATGAGCGCGCCGGCGCCGAGCAGCGCCGACAGGATCTCCCGCGCCTCCGTGCGCGACAGCCGCGCCGCGGCGAGTGCCATGGGAAGGAAGACGACGTAATCAAGCAAGCCTTCGCCGCGCCCCGGGCTGGGGATGAGGCTGACCCGCGGATTCACGCCGAAGATCGTCGAGGCGATGGCGGCGCCGAAGAACGTGAGCACCGGCGCGTCGAGTACGGTCGACCGGAGTCTCTCCCCCCACCACAACGACGCGCAGACGCCAGCGAGCAGAACGAGTCCCGCGGCGAACGTGCCGTGGACTTTCATCTCGTTCATCGGCAGCAGCGGCACGAGTGCGGCGCACATCGCCACGGCGATGAGCACGATCCGCCGTCCGAACGCCCGCGCCGCGTCGCGGCCCTCTTCGGTAGAAAGGACGACCATCGCGAAGGCCATTCGACGCGCCGCGCGGCACCTCCGTCGGATGCGCACGCGTGCGCACACGCCCGCGCGCGTGTCGTAGATCAGTGATCCTGTCACCCTAATGGCTCCGTGAAAATGTCACTGGGCTGGTTCTTGAAGCGTTTTGTCCTGAAGCCGGTCACGCTGCGGTGCCAGGGATGATCAGGCGCCGGCGTATGGGTTTTGGACCGCGGCACGGGATCGGAGGAAGCAGGTACGGGTACCGAGGGGCGCGGCTGAAAATGCCAGACGCGTCCGTGCGCGCGCGGCAGGCGCGTGACGCGCAGTCGCTGGCCGCGGTAATAGACGGCCAGCGTGCCATCGAGGTGCGCGTAGACGTCGACCCGCGCGCCGGCATAGCTGCGGCCGCCGCGGCCGGGGTGGATCTGCAGGGCCCGGTCGCCGAGCTGAAGCGTATTATCGGGGGCGACGGTGCGGCGATGCTTGAAGCAGCAGATGCGCGCGAGGTTGGGCGGGGCGGGCCGCCACGCCGGCTC
This genomic window contains:
- a CDS encoding AMIN domain-containing protein, whose protein sequence is MSQARGAFGSRLLPRAVVGGVVLALMCAALPAGAFAQAAAPVTVQRVNVVEEAGAVEIGIEATGPVGYRTMVLDDPVRYVIDLPAAKNGSGRPTQRVGVGALQTVRVGQVTDTPPVTRVVLDLSQAVQWSVRHPSAEVVVVRLAVPEAHGPAVSPWSGGAAASTGTRSGATTDAGSAAPAPERPWGARVDAGVSPAPGAQASGGGGPSADSVRAGPPAGVPGIVVAQQSSGTGRLLTLDLRDAQLGDVLDALARLCGLNVVTDASVSGARVTVHLVGVTCEEALRFVLDANGLGYRRVGETLIVQPIARLTPPPPGPVMRVYRLQYLQPPIDAQEALVGGNGGGGTLTGGAGPVKKDVVSLIALFAGTGAQIVYDDRTNSLVATGTPPQQEAVVALLRQLDVPIPQVVVQALVVDVTATMIKNLGITWSIFNGFNLTEAVPGAGQFGIGPITRDALTAKLQAAITNGNAKVLSDPRLSTYDGQEALIFAGDQIPIVNTTTSGNPPVTSQTVTFQPIGVTLKIVPKINSDRTINVLVHPLVTTATSFTSATTTNPNGLPIIAAREAVTSLRVGDGDSVVLGGLMRYSDVRNLQKIPFLGDLPFLGSLFQFATVNHSESEVVIVLTPRIVATGQPVPVQQP
- a CDS encoding prepilin peptidase, with protein sequence MDTVPPAVETTAAFVFGLLFGSFANVLIHRLPRRESIVAPGSRCPACGVPIRPWDNIPVVSYLLLRGRCRACGAPISPRYVVVEVVTAGLIAAIVWRFGLSFTTLRYGVFGFALLVVFFTDLEHQIIPNAVTYPGIVAGIALSAVAGQLAASVIAAAAAGLVFLILGVVSRGGMGGGDIKLAAMIGAFLGTPAVIVALFLAVALGAAAGLLLLALRLRSRKDMIPFGPAMAAGAMIAVFGSNAIISWYTSRMF
- a CDS encoding transglycosylase SLT domain-containing protein codes for the protein MASSVAGALLAVLIAAGALPAAAADPHGLLTAGWRAYQAGDMAGAESAFTRAAAVSPESATPAVWLGAVLVVRRDRAGARRWFQTALLRHPTMAEAGYAEAWLSRLGIDTERPRWRIGTLEGLAQFVRASNPRLSWAQALWVANAIRTAARDEGVDERILASVLYIESRFEHQSISPAGAEGLGQLMPETAAGLGVDPRDPWQNVLGAARLLRADYGELRSWPLTLAAYNAGSGAVRRWGGIPPYAETQWYVWAVLWVYDSLGA
- a CDS encoding O-antigen ligase family protein encodes the protein MVVLSTEEGRDAARAFGRRIVLIAVAMCAALVPLLPMNEMKVHGTFAAGLVLLAGVCASLWWGERLRSTVLDAPVLTFFGAAIASTIFGVNPRVSLIPSPGRGEGLLDYVVFLPMALAAARLSRTEAREILSALLGAGALIGAIGVGQYYGVDVTPLIGSRGFDYGLHSWSTLSNPDFLGGYAALVLPVGLAMAAGAREPGQWWGYASASTLLYAALLASQTRSAWAAMAVAAVVLLWHLPRTAAAYRRLALLGLVFAAVTTVMAVTQPRVSLGIRATSAFNPNDSSMQGKLWIWEHSLVMIRERPVLGWGFSAVEGHLPGIGTPDYVRVFGQSPVVIDVAHNDLLQVAVNMGLLGLAAYLWIWLTAVRAAHGAARGFPFPVGFETVGILAGLTAYFVWLQFLWSHIGDTNVFWVVAGIAVSLRRAARDPGAGRRSTT